One window of Penaeus chinensis breed Huanghai No. 1 chromosome 3, ASM1920278v2, whole genome shotgun sequence genomic DNA carries:
- the LOC125042750 gene encoding uncharacterized protein LOC125042750 isoform X2, with protein MNLPAKRRGLSPEGRQIRERHQGSLTIGLQGITVHPTELSRNQRDFLQDNVRRLHEIQARCRDRENSRKPQPLRATRESSASTTSSLKQLDCLAPIRNGSAKLGRRSPSSECEGSAHSDYFSLTDDQIETAAAQLSARLHNGVHLPDQSEKGDGRHMQENGFGHQSRSSSALSQSLPMPTNNSLLRDAPPRLARSGSPVMLRPISSSRHAPVSPRPVSAAHRQNSGAGLELLSGCELNHGMRRGRMDSLLSKIRNQKPACELDYNTHYRNIENQHKLLLDNSDMLSLYGYGEGSNGTDTQRSATRTALNTAGSGSKTSKLVRARSFDRDALSRKSAVGGQREKSAKSSTKSDQRAISSPSPQLKKHFSKSIGNLSHAAPSSASGQSSQSRSGSPSKMRSESANYSVRQSEQSQPSRVLSSVQSIQRSKSNLESPRTFEASTDGASEVPPLDNSSDLVSQYIENESRIKSAATSAILNRTASSGDLNLNSTLTSDCNFNISEADQSVSCNSAMENLHLDLRPDSQVGGDMRIQNNNPSSQMEESTYEYHPEVYMKPYNDIVEHEHMSEAVFPQEEAKSSTPVPNEPQDLPSVSSIPKLLKKREQHGQPSTPSTLRRSQSMKNIRQRQGEPPSSYKRGKLPKYLLARKEEEKRLAEIARSVDPECPPGHAPLPDHERRNTLHLLRKSQAEAMRELSSLPVAQDTLRVKKRRQDLEDKLMQIEDGLRIFSQPKVYVMNDD; from the exons ATGAATTTGCCAGCCAAGCGCCGCGGCCTTTCACCCGAGGGACGTCAGATCAGAGAGCGACATCAGGGATCACTCACAATTGGGCTGCAGGGCATCACCGTGCATCCAACGGAACTCA GTCGGAACCAACGTGATTTCTTACAAGACAATGTAAGAAGGCTGCATGAGATACAAGCTAGGTGTAGGGATAGAGAAAATAGCAGGAAACCACAGCCTCTAAGGGCGACACGAGAGAGCTCAGCAAGTACTACTTCTTCACTAAAACAG TTGGACTGCTTAGCCCCAATCCGCAATGGTTCAGCAAAGCTTGGAAGACGAAGCCCAAGTTCAGAGTGTGAGGGAAGTGCGCACTCAGACTACTTCTCACTAACCGATGACCAGATTGAGACTGCGGCAGCACAGCTCAGTGCCCGTCTCCACAACGGGGTGCATCTACCAGACcagagtgagaaaggagatgggagacaTATGCAGGAAAATGGTTTTGGGCATCAGAGCAGAAGTTCAAGTGCCCTGTCCCAGTCGCTTCCAATGCCCACCAACAATTCACTACTGAGGGATGCCCCACCAAGACTGGCAAGGTCAGGGAGTCCTGTGATGCTGAGGCCCATCTCATCATCTCGACATGCCCCTGTTTCCCCACGCCCTGTCAGTGCAGCCCATCGCCAAAATTCTGGGGCTGGGTTGGAACTCCTCTCGGGATGCGAGTTGAACCATGGAATGAGGAGGGGGCGGATGGATAGTTTGCTCTCAAAGATAAGGAACCAAAAGCCAGCATGTGAGTTGGACTACAATACAcattatagaaatatagaaaatcagCACAAATTATTACTCGATAACTCAGACATGCTTAGTCTTTATGGCTATGGTGAGGGAAGTAatggcacagacacacaaagatcTGCAACAAGAACAGCCTTGAACACTGCAGGAAGTGGTTCCAAAACATCAAAATTGGTTCGTGCTCGTAGTTTTGATAGAGATGCCCTTTCCAGGAAAAGTGCAGTAGGGGGACAAAGAGAAAAGTCAGCAAAATCTTCCACAAAGTCAGATCAAAGAGCAATCAGCTCACCATCTCCACAACTGAAGAAACATTTCTCAAAATCCATTGGTAATCTGTCCCATGCTGCCCCATCCTCAGCTTCAGGGCAGAGTAGTCAGAGTCGTAGTGGCAGTCCAAGCAAAATGAGAAGTGAATCTGCTAATTACAGTGTCAGGCAGTCAGAACAGTCTCAACCAAGCCGTGTTTTGTCAAGTGTTCAAAGCATTCAGCGAAGTAAGAGCAACTTAGAGTCACCTAGAACATTTGAAGCTTCCACTGATGGTGCAAGTGAGGTGCCACCATTAGATAATAGTTCAGACCTTGTTAGCCAGTACATAGAAAATGAATCAAGAATTAAGTCTGCAGCCACAAGTGCAATACTCAACAGAACAGCTTCAAGTGGTGATCTGAACCTCAATTCAACCCTGACATCAGATTGTAACTTCAACATCAGTGAAGCAGATCAGTCTGTGTCTTGCAATTCTGCAATGGAGAATCTCCACCTAGACTTACGACCTGATAGCCAAGTCGGTGGTGATATGAGGATACAAAACAACAACCCAAGTAGTCAGATGGAAGAGTCTACCTATGAATACCATCCAGAGGTCTATATGAAGCCTTACAATGACATAGTTGAGCATGAACATATGAGTGAAGCTGTGTTTCCACAGGAGGAAGCCAAATCTTCCACGCCAGTGCCAAATGAGCCCCAAGATTTGCCTAGTGTTAGTTCTATACCGAAGCTTCTGAAG AAAAGAGAGCAGCATGGTCAGCCATCAACTCCATCAACTCTACGAAGATCTCAGTCCATGAAGAACATTCGCCAGCGCCAGGGAGAGCCTCCCTCAAGTTACAAGAGAGGGAAATTGCCCAA ATATCTCTTAGcccggaaagaggaggagaagaggttagCAGAGATTGCCCGGTCGGTCGACCCTGAGTGTCCGCCTGGCCATGCTCCACTTCCTGACCACGAGCGGCGCAACACCCTCCATCTCCTACGCAAGA GTCAAGCAGAGGCAATGCGAGAGCTCTCCTCCTTGCCTGTGGCCCAAGACACACTTAgggtgaagaaaaggagacaagatCTAGAGGATAAACTTATGCAGATTGAAGATGGGCTGCGCATCTTTTCACAGCCGAAAGTGTATGTTATGAATGATGattga
- the LOC125042750 gene encoding uncharacterized protein LOC125042750 isoform X1: MNLPAKRRGLSPEGRQIRERHQGSLTIGLQGITVHPTELSRNQRDFLQDNVRRLHEIQARCRDRENSRKPQPLRATRESSASTTSSLKQLDCLAPIRNGSAKLGRRSPSSECEGSAHSDYFSLTDDQIETAAAQLSARLHNGVHLPDQSEKGDGRHMQENGFGHQSRSSSALSQSLPMPTNNSLLRDAPPRLARSGSPVMLRPISSSRHAPVSPRPVSAAHRQNSGAGLELLSGCELNHGMRRGRMDSLLSKIRNQKPACELDYNTHYRNIENQHKLLLDNSDMLSLYGYGEGSNGTDTQRSATRTALNTAGSGSKTSKLVRARSFDRDALSRKSAVGGQREKSAKSSTKSDQRAISSPSPQLKKHFSKSIGNLSHAAPSSASGQSSQSRSGSPSKMRSESANYSVRQSEQSQPSRVLSSVQSIQRSKSNLESPRTFEASTDGASEVPPLDNSSDLVSQYIENESRIKSAATSAILNRTASSGDLNLNSTLTSDCNFNISEADQSVSCNSAMENLHLDLRPDSQVGGDMRIQNNNPSSQMEESTYEYHPEVYMKPYNDIVEHEHMSEAVFPQEEAKSSTPVPNEPQDLPSVSSIPKLLKQKREQHGQPSTPSTLRRSQSMKNIRQRQGEPPSSYKRGKLPKYLLARKEEEKRLAEIARSVDPECPPGHAPLPDHERRNTLHLLRKSQAEAMRELSSLPVAQDTLRVKKRRQDLEDKLMQIEDGLRIFSQPKVYVMNDD; this comes from the exons ATGAATTTGCCAGCCAAGCGCCGCGGCCTTTCACCCGAGGGACGTCAGATCAGAGAGCGACATCAGGGATCACTCACAATTGGGCTGCAGGGCATCACCGTGCATCCAACGGAACTCA GTCGGAACCAACGTGATTTCTTACAAGACAATGTAAGAAGGCTGCATGAGATACAAGCTAGGTGTAGGGATAGAGAAAATAGCAGGAAACCACAGCCTCTAAGGGCGACACGAGAGAGCTCAGCAAGTACTACTTCTTCACTAAAACAG TTGGACTGCTTAGCCCCAATCCGCAATGGTTCAGCAAAGCTTGGAAGACGAAGCCCAAGTTCAGAGTGTGAGGGAAGTGCGCACTCAGACTACTTCTCACTAACCGATGACCAGATTGAGACTGCGGCAGCACAGCTCAGTGCCCGTCTCCACAACGGGGTGCATCTACCAGACcagagtgagaaaggagatgggagacaTATGCAGGAAAATGGTTTTGGGCATCAGAGCAGAAGTTCAAGTGCCCTGTCCCAGTCGCTTCCAATGCCCACCAACAATTCACTACTGAGGGATGCCCCACCAAGACTGGCAAGGTCAGGGAGTCCTGTGATGCTGAGGCCCATCTCATCATCTCGACATGCCCCTGTTTCCCCACGCCCTGTCAGTGCAGCCCATCGCCAAAATTCTGGGGCTGGGTTGGAACTCCTCTCGGGATGCGAGTTGAACCATGGAATGAGGAGGGGGCGGATGGATAGTTTGCTCTCAAAGATAAGGAACCAAAAGCCAGCATGTGAGTTGGACTACAATACAcattatagaaatatagaaaatcagCACAAATTATTACTCGATAACTCAGACATGCTTAGTCTTTATGGCTATGGTGAGGGAAGTAatggcacagacacacaaagatcTGCAACAAGAACAGCCTTGAACACTGCAGGAAGTGGTTCCAAAACATCAAAATTGGTTCGTGCTCGTAGTTTTGATAGAGATGCCCTTTCCAGGAAAAGTGCAGTAGGGGGACAAAGAGAAAAGTCAGCAAAATCTTCCACAAAGTCAGATCAAAGAGCAATCAGCTCACCATCTCCACAACTGAAGAAACATTTCTCAAAATCCATTGGTAATCTGTCCCATGCTGCCCCATCCTCAGCTTCAGGGCAGAGTAGTCAGAGTCGTAGTGGCAGTCCAAGCAAAATGAGAAGTGAATCTGCTAATTACAGTGTCAGGCAGTCAGAACAGTCTCAACCAAGCCGTGTTTTGTCAAGTGTTCAAAGCATTCAGCGAAGTAAGAGCAACTTAGAGTCACCTAGAACATTTGAAGCTTCCACTGATGGTGCAAGTGAGGTGCCACCATTAGATAATAGTTCAGACCTTGTTAGCCAGTACATAGAAAATGAATCAAGAATTAAGTCTGCAGCCACAAGTGCAATACTCAACAGAACAGCTTCAAGTGGTGATCTGAACCTCAATTCAACCCTGACATCAGATTGTAACTTCAACATCAGTGAAGCAGATCAGTCTGTGTCTTGCAATTCTGCAATGGAGAATCTCCACCTAGACTTACGACCTGATAGCCAAGTCGGTGGTGATATGAGGATACAAAACAACAACCCAAGTAGTCAGATGGAAGAGTCTACCTATGAATACCATCCAGAGGTCTATATGAAGCCTTACAATGACATAGTTGAGCATGAACATATGAGTGAAGCTGTGTTTCCACAGGAGGAAGCCAAATCTTCCACGCCAGTGCCAAATGAGCCCCAAGATTTGCCTAGTGTTAGTTCTATACCGAAGCTTCTGAAG CAGAAAAGAGAGCAGCATGGTCAGCCATCAACTCCATCAACTCTACGAAGATCTCAGTCCATGAAGAACATTCGCCAGCGCCAGGGAGAGCCTCCCTCAAGTTACAAGAGAGGGAAATTGCCCAA ATATCTCTTAGcccggaaagaggaggagaagaggttagCAGAGATTGCCCGGTCGGTCGACCCTGAGTGTCCGCCTGGCCATGCTCCACTTCCTGACCACGAGCGGCGCAACACCCTCCATCTCCTACGCAAGA GTCAAGCAGAGGCAATGCGAGAGCTCTCCTCCTTGCCTGTGGCCCAAGACACACTTAgggtgaagaaaaggagacaagatCTAGAGGATAAACTTATGCAGATTGAAGATGGGCTGCGCATCTTTTCACAGCCGAAAGTGTATGTTATGAATGATGattga